A genome region from Erigeron canadensis isolate Cc75 chromosome 3, C_canadensis_v1, whole genome shotgun sequence includes the following:
- the LOC122594021 gene encoding bifunctional bis(5'-adenosyl)-triphosphatase/adenylylsulfatase FHIT-like: protein MQMDYTFGPHKIDHKDVFYTTHLTYAFVNLRPVLPGHVLVCPKREVKRFADLTAEETCEMWVSAKRIGHLLEKYHKASSLTFTIQDGPHSGQSVPHVHIHIIPRKVGDFEENDEIYDAINEAEKELKKRLDLDKERKDRSSEERAQEAEEYRKLFS from the exons ATGCAA ATGGATTATACTTTTGGACCACACAAAATTGATCACAAAGATGTGTTTTACACAACTCATCTTACATATGCTTTTGTGAATCTACGTCCTGTTCTTCCTGGT CATGTACTTGTGTGCCCAAAGCGCGAAGTGAAACGATTTGCTGACCTTACGGCTGAAGAGACTTGTGAGATGTGGGTTTCAGCTAAAAGAATTGGTCATCTGCTCGAGAAATACCACAAAGCATCTTCGCTTACATTTACCATCCAG GATGGGCCGCACTCAGGACAATCAGTCCCACATGTTCACATTCATATCATCCCTAGAAAAGTTGGAGACTTTGAGGAAAACGATGAGATCTATGATGCT ataaatGAGGCGGAAAAGGAGTTAAAGAAGAGACTAGACTTGGACAAAGAGCGGAAGGATAGAAGCTCAGAGGAGAGGGCTCAAGAAGCAGAAGAATATCGAAAGCTTTTCTCTTAA